The Cygnus atratus isolate AKBS03 ecotype Queensland, Australia chromosome 12, CAtr_DNAZoo_HiC_assembly, whole genome shotgun sequence genome has a segment encoding these proteins:
- the KIFC3 gene encoding kinesin-like protein KIFC3 isoform X17: MLTARRSWAPGPAASAGAAWKRDPRPDGRGQDVLVAGSEEEFSAQVPLLPVLVQHKFFGVSWPDSASPRGVCLALQVLPEKGWSPSLTEATEEPPASPHELATTVPGQAACTMNLEKAGGRFCSGKRASLPAPHPFPVIQKVVASMAHLQEEKLRLQEELLALQEKLAARKSEELAVSVQLQGQVENLKANLLDQAQEISRLRSELQGGTDLEKHRDLLAAENERLRQEMKENAGLQERLSQLQREAEEARAKLAELDVEVQQKTNRLAEVELRLKDSLAERAEEEERLSRRLRDSQETIASLKSQPQQIKYIIKTVEVESTKAKQALSESQSRNQYLQEQVGMQRQVLKEMEQQLQNSQKTAAQLRAQIAMYESELERAHGQMLEEMQAMEDEKNRAIEEAFSRAQVEMKAVHENLAGVRTNLLTLQPALRTLTHDYNSLKRQVRDFPLLLQETLRSARAEIGQAIEEVNNTNRELLRKYRRELQLRKKCHNELVRLKGNIRVFGRVRPITKEDGEGPEAANAVTFDANDDAVLHLLHKGKQVSFELDKVFPPQASQEEVFQEVQALVTSCIDGYNVCIFAYGQTGAGKTYTMEGTSANPGINQRALQLLFSEVRSKASDWDYAITVSVAEIYNEALRDLLGKEPQEKLEIKLCPDGSGQLYVPGLTEFRVQSVEDINKVFEFGHVKRVTECTNLNEHSSRSHALLIVTVHGLDRSTGLRTTGKLNLVDLAGSERVGRSGAEGSRLREAQYINKSLSALGDVIYALRSRQGHVPFRNSKLTYLLQDSLSGDSKTLMMVQVSPAEKNTSETLCSLKFAERVRSVELGPISRKAELASWPSQEQLEGDVPGTAISSSRGHASPSPGPPSGRATSIRRKLQTSGKLRPVPV, encoded by the exons GACGCGGGCAGGACGTGCTCGTCGCTGGGAGCGAAGAGGAGTTctctgcccaggtccctctgttGCCTGTGCTGGTCCAGCATAAATTCTTTGGTGTGAGCTGGCCAGACTCTGCAAGCCCACGTGGTGTCTGCCTGGCCCTCCAG GTCTTGCCGGAGAAGGGCTGGAGCCCATCCCTGACGGAGGCTACGGAGGAGCCACCAGCATCCCCCCACGAGCTGGCCACCACCGTGCCAGGGCAAGCAGCCTGCACCATGAACCTGGAGAAAGCCG GGGGCAGGTTTTGCAGTGGGAAGCGCGCCAGCCTGCCGGCCCCACATCCCTTCCCTGTGATCCAGAAGGTGGTGGCATCCATGGCGCacctgcaggaggagaagctgcggctgcaggaggagctgctggctctgcaggagaAACTGGCTGCCCGGAAGAGCGAGGAGCTCGCCGTCTCTGTCCAGCTGCAAGGGCAG GTTGAAAACTTGAAGGCGAATCTCCTGGACCAAGCCCAGGAAATCAGCAGGCTGCGCTCAGAGCTG CAGGGCGGCACGGACCTAGAGAAGCACCGGGACCTGCTGGCAGCCGAGAACGAGCGCCTGCGGCAGGAGATGAAG GAGAACGCCGGGCTGCAGGAGCggctgtcccagctgcagcgggaggcagaggaggcACGGGCcaagctggcagagctggacGTGGAGGTGCAGCAGAAGACGAACCGCCTGGCTGAGGTGGAGCTGCGGCTCAAGGACTCGCTGGCCGAGAGagccgaggaggaggagcggcTCAGCCGGCGGCTGCGGGACAGCCAGGAGACTATTGCCAGCCTCAagtcccagccccagcagatAAAG TACATCATCAAGACAGTGGAGGTGGAGTCAACCAAGGCGAAGCAGGCCTTGTCAGAGAGCCAGTCCCGAAACCAGtacctgcaggagcaggtgggGATGCAGAGGCAGGTGCTGAAGGagatggagcagcagctgcagaactcCCAGAagacagcagctcagctccGGGCCCAG ATTGCAATGTATGAGTCTGAGCTGGAGCGGGCCCACGGGCAGATGCTGGAGGAGATGCAGGCAATGGAGGATGAGAAAAACCGTGCCATTGAAGAGGCGTTTTCCCGCGCCCAAGTGGAGATGAAGGCGGTGCACGAAAACCTGGCAG GTGTCCGGACCAACCTGCTGACGCTGCAGCCAGCGCTGCGTACCCTCACCCATGACTACAACAGCCTGAAGAGGCAGGTCCGGGacttccccctgctcctccaggaGACCCTGCGGAGCGCCAGGGCTGAG ATCGGCCAGGCCATCGAGGAGGTGAACAACACCAACCGGGAGCTGCTGCGGAAGTACCGTCGAGAGCTGCAGCTCCGCAAGAAGTGCCACAATGAGCTGGTGCGGCTGAAAG GAAACATCCGTGTCTTCGGTCGGGTCCGTCCCATCACTAAGGAGGACGGTGAGGGTCCGGAGGCAGCCAATGCGGTGACGTTCGATGCCAACGATGATGCCGTCCTTCACCTCCTGCACAAGGGGAAGCAGGTGTCCTTTGAGCTGGACAAGGTCTTTCCACCGCAGGCATCCCAGGAGGAG GTGTTTCAAGAGGTTCAGGCCCTGGTTACTTCCTGCATTGATGGCTACAATGTCTGCATATTTGCCTATGGACAGACAGGGGCAGGAAAAACGTACACAATGGAG GGAACCTCTGCAAACCCGGGGATCAACCAGCgggccctgcagctgctcttctctgagGTGCGGAGCAAGGCATCTGACTGGGACTACGCCATCACTGTCAGCGTGGCTGAGATTTACAACGAGGCACTCAG GGacctgctggggaaggagccccAGGAGAAGCTGGAGATCAAGCTGTGCCCTGATGGCAGTGGGCAGCTCTATGTGCCCGGGCTGACCGAGTTCAGGGTGCAGAGCGTGGAGGACATCAACAAg GTCTTTGAGTTTGGCCATGTCAAGCGGGTGACAGAGTGCACCAACCTGAACGAGCACAGCTCCCGCTCTCATGCTCTCCTCATCGTCACTGTCCACGGCCTCGACCGCAGCACGGGACTGCGCACCACAG GGAAGCTGAACCTGGTGGACCTAGCCGGCTCGGAGCGCGTCGGGCGGTCAGGCGCAGAGGGCAGCCGGCTCCGCGAGGCGCAGTACATCAACAAGTCGCTATCAGCGCTGGGGGACGTGATCTATGCCCTGCGCTCCAGGCAGGGCCACGTGCCCTTCCGCAACTCCAAGCTGACCTACCTGCTGCAGGACTCGCTCAGCGGGGACAGCAAGACCCTCATGATGGTGCAG gtcTCCCCCGCCGAGAAGAACACCAGCGAGACACTGTGTTCCCTGAAGTTCGCAGAGAGGGTTCGCTCTGTGGAGCTCGGCCCCATCTCACGCAAGGCTGAGCTGGCGTCCTggcccagccaggagcagctggag GGGGACGTGCCAGGGACTGCAATATCCTCCAGCCGGGGCCATGCATCGCCCAGCCCAGGGCCACCCAGTGGCCGTGCTACCTCCATCCGCAGGAAGCTCCAGACCTCAG GGAAGCTGAGGCCAGTCCCTGTGTGA
- the KIFC3 gene encoding kinesin-like protein KIFC3 isoform X12: protein MLTARRSWAPGPAASAGAAWKRDPRPDGRGQDVLVAGSEEEFSAQVPLLPVLVQHKFFGVSWPDSASPRGVCLALQVLPEKGWSPSLTEATEEPPASPHELATTVPGQAACTMNLEKAGGRFCSGKRASLPAPHPFPVIQKVVASMAHLQEEKLRLQEELLALQEKLAARKSEELAVSVQLQGQVENLKANLLDQAQEISRLRSELQGGTDLEKHRDLLAAENERLRQEMKAREGELRELRRQQAQCRGCTHLQENAGLQERLSQLQREAEEARAKLAELDVEVQQKTNRLAEVELRLKDSLAERAEEEERLSRRLRDSQETIASLKSQPQQIKYIIKTVEVESTKAKQALSESQSRNQYLQEQVGMQRQVLKEMEQQLQNSQKTAAQLRAQIAMYESELERAHGQMLEEMQAMEDEKNRAIEEAFSRAQVEMKAVHENLAGVRTNLLTLQPALRTLTHDYNSLKRQVRDFPLLLQETLRSARAEIGQAIEEVNNTNRELLRKYRRELQLRKKCHNELVRLKGNIRVFGRVRPITKEDGEGPEAANAVTFDANDDAVLHLLHKGKQVSFELDKVFPPQASQEEVFQEVQALVTSCIDGYNVCIFAYGQTGAGKTYTMEGTSANPGINQRALQLLFSEVRSKASDWDYAITVSVAEIYNEALRDLLGKEPQEKLEIKLCPDGSGQLYVPGLTEFRVQSVEDINKVFEFGHVKRVTECTNLNEHSSRSHALLIVTVHGLDRSTGLRTTGKLNLVDLAGSERVGRSGAEGSRLREAQYINKSLSALGDVIYALRSRQGHVPFRNSKLTYLLQDSLSGDSKTLMMVQVSPAEKNTSETLCSLKFAERVRSVELGPISRKAELASWPSQEQLEGDVPGTAISSSRGHASPSPGPPSGRATSIRRKLQTSGKLRPVPV from the exons GACGCGGGCAGGACGTGCTCGTCGCTGGGAGCGAAGAGGAGTTctctgcccaggtccctctgttGCCTGTGCTGGTCCAGCATAAATTCTTTGGTGTGAGCTGGCCAGACTCTGCAAGCCCACGTGGTGTCTGCCTGGCCCTCCAG GTCTTGCCGGAGAAGGGCTGGAGCCCATCCCTGACGGAGGCTACGGAGGAGCCACCAGCATCCCCCCACGAGCTGGCCACCACCGTGCCAGGGCAAGCAGCCTGCACCATGAACCTGGAGAAAGCCG GGGGCAGGTTTTGCAGTGGGAAGCGCGCCAGCCTGCCGGCCCCACATCCCTTCCCTGTGATCCAGAAGGTGGTGGCATCCATGGCGCacctgcaggaggagaagctgcggctgcaggaggagctgctggctctgcaggagaAACTGGCTGCCCGGAAGAGCGAGGAGCTCGCCGTCTCTGTCCAGCTGCAAGGGCAG GTTGAAAACTTGAAGGCGAATCTCCTGGACCAAGCCCAGGAAATCAGCAGGCTGCGCTCAGAGCTG CAGGGCGGCACGGACCTAGAGAAGCACCGGGACCTGCTGGCAGCCGAGAACGAGCGCCTGCGGCAGGAGATGAAGGCACGTGAGGgggagctgcgggagctgcgGCGGCAGCAGGCACAGTGCAGGGGCTGCACCCACCTCCAA GAGAACGCCGGGCTGCAGGAGCggctgtcccagctgcagcgggaggcagaggaggcACGGGCcaagctggcagagctggacGTGGAGGTGCAGCAGAAGACGAACCGCCTGGCTGAGGTGGAGCTGCGGCTCAAGGACTCGCTGGCCGAGAGagccgaggaggaggagcggcTCAGCCGGCGGCTGCGGGACAGCCAGGAGACTATTGCCAGCCTCAagtcccagccccagcagatAAAG TACATCATCAAGACAGTGGAGGTGGAGTCAACCAAGGCGAAGCAGGCCTTGTCAGAGAGCCAGTCCCGAAACCAGtacctgcaggagcaggtgggGATGCAGAGGCAGGTGCTGAAGGagatggagcagcagctgcagaactcCCAGAagacagcagctcagctccGGGCCCAG ATTGCAATGTATGAGTCTGAGCTGGAGCGGGCCCACGGGCAGATGCTGGAGGAGATGCAGGCAATGGAGGATGAGAAAAACCGTGCCATTGAAGAGGCGTTTTCCCGCGCCCAAGTGGAGATGAAGGCGGTGCACGAAAACCTGGCAG GTGTCCGGACCAACCTGCTGACGCTGCAGCCAGCGCTGCGTACCCTCACCCATGACTACAACAGCCTGAAGAGGCAGGTCCGGGacttccccctgctcctccaggaGACCCTGCGGAGCGCCAGGGCTGAG ATCGGCCAGGCCATCGAGGAGGTGAACAACACCAACCGGGAGCTGCTGCGGAAGTACCGTCGAGAGCTGCAGCTCCGCAAGAAGTGCCACAATGAGCTGGTGCGGCTGAAAG GAAACATCCGTGTCTTCGGTCGGGTCCGTCCCATCACTAAGGAGGACGGTGAGGGTCCGGAGGCAGCCAATGCGGTGACGTTCGATGCCAACGATGATGCCGTCCTTCACCTCCTGCACAAGGGGAAGCAGGTGTCCTTTGAGCTGGACAAGGTCTTTCCACCGCAGGCATCCCAGGAGGAG GTGTTTCAAGAGGTTCAGGCCCTGGTTACTTCCTGCATTGATGGCTACAATGTCTGCATATTTGCCTATGGACAGACAGGGGCAGGAAAAACGTACACAATGGAG GGAACCTCTGCAAACCCGGGGATCAACCAGCgggccctgcagctgctcttctctgagGTGCGGAGCAAGGCATCTGACTGGGACTACGCCATCACTGTCAGCGTGGCTGAGATTTACAACGAGGCACTCAG GGacctgctggggaaggagccccAGGAGAAGCTGGAGATCAAGCTGTGCCCTGATGGCAGTGGGCAGCTCTATGTGCCCGGGCTGACCGAGTTCAGGGTGCAGAGCGTGGAGGACATCAACAAg GTCTTTGAGTTTGGCCATGTCAAGCGGGTGACAGAGTGCACCAACCTGAACGAGCACAGCTCCCGCTCTCATGCTCTCCTCATCGTCACTGTCCACGGCCTCGACCGCAGCACGGGACTGCGCACCACAG GGAAGCTGAACCTGGTGGACCTAGCCGGCTCGGAGCGCGTCGGGCGGTCAGGCGCAGAGGGCAGCCGGCTCCGCGAGGCGCAGTACATCAACAAGTCGCTATCAGCGCTGGGGGACGTGATCTATGCCCTGCGCTCCAGGCAGGGCCACGTGCCCTTCCGCAACTCCAAGCTGACCTACCTGCTGCAGGACTCGCTCAGCGGGGACAGCAAGACCCTCATGATGGTGCAG gtcTCCCCCGCCGAGAAGAACACCAGCGAGACACTGTGTTCCCTGAAGTTCGCAGAGAGGGTTCGCTCTGTGGAGCTCGGCCCCATCTCACGCAAGGCTGAGCTGGCGTCCTggcccagccaggagcagctggag GGGGACGTGCCAGGGACTGCAATATCCTCCAGCCGGGGCCATGCATCGCCCAGCCCAGGGCCACCCAGTGGCCGTGCTACCTCCATCCGCAGGAAGCTCCAGACCTCAG GGAAGCTGAGGCCAGTCCCTGTGTGA
- the KIFC3 gene encoding kinesin-like protein KIFC3 isoform X14: MLTARRSWAPGPAASAGAAWKRDPRPDGRGQDVLVAGSEEEFSAQVPLLPVLVQHKFFGVSWPDSASPRGVCLALQVLPEKGWSPSLTEATEEPPASPHELATTVPGQAACTMNLEKAGGRFCSGKRASLPAPHPFPVIQKVVASMAHLQEEKLRLQEELLALQEKLAARKSEELAVSVQLQGQVENLKANLLDQAQEISRLRSELQGGTDLEKHRDLLAAENERLRQEMKAREGELRELRRQQAQCRGCTHLQENAGLQERLSQLQREAEEARAKLAELDVEVQQKTNRLAEVELRLKDSLAERAEEEERLSRRLRDSQETIASLKSQPQQIKYIIKTVEVESTKAKQALSESQSRNQYLQEQVGMQRQVLKEMEQQLQNSQKTAAQLRAQIAMYESELERAHGQMLEEMQAMEDEKNRAIEEAFSRAQVEMKAVHENLAGVRTNLLTLQPALRTLTHDYNSLKRQVRDFPLLLQETLRSARAEIGQAIEEVNNTNRELLRKYRRELQLRKKCHNELVRLKGNIRVFGRVRPITKEDGEGPEAANAVTFDANDDAVLHLLHKGKQVSFELDKVFPPQASQEEVFQEVQALVTSCIDGYNVCIFAYGQTGAGKTYTMEGTSANPGINQRALQLLFSEVRSKASDWDYAITVSVAEIYNEALRDLLGKEPQEKLEIKLCPDGSGQLYVPGLTEFRVQSVEDINKVFEFGHVKRVTECTNLNEHSSRSHALLIVTVHGLDRSTGLRTTGKLNLVDLAGSERVGRSGAEGSRLREAQYINKSLSALGDVIYALRSRQGHVPFRNSKLTYLLQDSLSGDSKTLMMVQVSPAEKNTSETLCSLKFAERVRSVELGPISRKAELASWPSQEQLEVTKGDVPGTAISSSRGHASPSPGPPSGRATSIRRKLQTSA, encoded by the exons GACGCGGGCAGGACGTGCTCGTCGCTGGGAGCGAAGAGGAGTTctctgcccaggtccctctgttGCCTGTGCTGGTCCAGCATAAATTCTTTGGTGTGAGCTGGCCAGACTCTGCAAGCCCACGTGGTGTCTGCCTGGCCCTCCAG GTCTTGCCGGAGAAGGGCTGGAGCCCATCCCTGACGGAGGCTACGGAGGAGCCACCAGCATCCCCCCACGAGCTGGCCACCACCGTGCCAGGGCAAGCAGCCTGCACCATGAACCTGGAGAAAGCCG GGGGCAGGTTTTGCAGTGGGAAGCGCGCCAGCCTGCCGGCCCCACATCCCTTCCCTGTGATCCAGAAGGTGGTGGCATCCATGGCGCacctgcaggaggagaagctgcggctgcaggaggagctgctggctctgcaggagaAACTGGCTGCCCGGAAGAGCGAGGAGCTCGCCGTCTCTGTCCAGCTGCAAGGGCAG GTTGAAAACTTGAAGGCGAATCTCCTGGACCAAGCCCAGGAAATCAGCAGGCTGCGCTCAGAGCTG CAGGGCGGCACGGACCTAGAGAAGCACCGGGACCTGCTGGCAGCCGAGAACGAGCGCCTGCGGCAGGAGATGAAGGCACGTGAGGgggagctgcgggagctgcgGCGGCAGCAGGCACAGTGCAGGGGCTGCACCCACCTCCAA GAGAACGCCGGGCTGCAGGAGCggctgtcccagctgcagcgggaggcagaggaggcACGGGCcaagctggcagagctggacGTGGAGGTGCAGCAGAAGACGAACCGCCTGGCTGAGGTGGAGCTGCGGCTCAAGGACTCGCTGGCCGAGAGagccgaggaggaggagcggcTCAGCCGGCGGCTGCGGGACAGCCAGGAGACTATTGCCAGCCTCAagtcccagccccagcagatAAAG TACATCATCAAGACAGTGGAGGTGGAGTCAACCAAGGCGAAGCAGGCCTTGTCAGAGAGCCAGTCCCGAAACCAGtacctgcaggagcaggtgggGATGCAGAGGCAGGTGCTGAAGGagatggagcagcagctgcagaactcCCAGAagacagcagctcagctccGGGCCCAG ATTGCAATGTATGAGTCTGAGCTGGAGCGGGCCCACGGGCAGATGCTGGAGGAGATGCAGGCAATGGAGGATGAGAAAAACCGTGCCATTGAAGAGGCGTTTTCCCGCGCCCAAGTGGAGATGAAGGCGGTGCACGAAAACCTGGCAG GTGTCCGGACCAACCTGCTGACGCTGCAGCCAGCGCTGCGTACCCTCACCCATGACTACAACAGCCTGAAGAGGCAGGTCCGGGacttccccctgctcctccaggaGACCCTGCGGAGCGCCAGGGCTGAG ATCGGCCAGGCCATCGAGGAGGTGAACAACACCAACCGGGAGCTGCTGCGGAAGTACCGTCGAGAGCTGCAGCTCCGCAAGAAGTGCCACAATGAGCTGGTGCGGCTGAAAG GAAACATCCGTGTCTTCGGTCGGGTCCGTCCCATCACTAAGGAGGACGGTGAGGGTCCGGAGGCAGCCAATGCGGTGACGTTCGATGCCAACGATGATGCCGTCCTTCACCTCCTGCACAAGGGGAAGCAGGTGTCCTTTGAGCTGGACAAGGTCTTTCCACCGCAGGCATCCCAGGAGGAG GTGTTTCAAGAGGTTCAGGCCCTGGTTACTTCCTGCATTGATGGCTACAATGTCTGCATATTTGCCTATGGACAGACAGGGGCAGGAAAAACGTACACAATGGAG GGAACCTCTGCAAACCCGGGGATCAACCAGCgggccctgcagctgctcttctctgagGTGCGGAGCAAGGCATCTGACTGGGACTACGCCATCACTGTCAGCGTGGCTGAGATTTACAACGAGGCACTCAG GGacctgctggggaaggagccccAGGAGAAGCTGGAGATCAAGCTGTGCCCTGATGGCAGTGGGCAGCTCTATGTGCCCGGGCTGACCGAGTTCAGGGTGCAGAGCGTGGAGGACATCAACAAg GTCTTTGAGTTTGGCCATGTCAAGCGGGTGACAGAGTGCACCAACCTGAACGAGCACAGCTCCCGCTCTCATGCTCTCCTCATCGTCACTGTCCACGGCCTCGACCGCAGCACGGGACTGCGCACCACAG GGAAGCTGAACCTGGTGGACCTAGCCGGCTCGGAGCGCGTCGGGCGGTCAGGCGCAGAGGGCAGCCGGCTCCGCGAGGCGCAGTACATCAACAAGTCGCTATCAGCGCTGGGGGACGTGATCTATGCCCTGCGCTCCAGGCAGGGCCACGTGCCCTTCCGCAACTCCAAGCTGACCTACCTGCTGCAGGACTCGCTCAGCGGGGACAGCAAGACCCTCATGATGGTGCAG gtcTCCCCCGCCGAGAAGAACACCAGCGAGACACTGTGTTCCCTGAAGTTCGCAGAGAGGGTTCGCTCTGTGGAGCTCGGCCCCATCTCACGCAAGGCTGAGCTGGCGTCCTggcccagccaggagcagctggaggtaACCAAG GGGGACGTGCCAGGGACTGCAATATCCTCCAGCCGGGGCCATGCATCGCCCAGCCCAGGGCCACCCAGTGGCCGTGCTACCTCCATCCGCAGGAAGCTCCAGACCTCAG CCTGA